A stretch of Janibacter endophyticus DNA encodes these proteins:
- a CDS encoding DUF6801 domain-containing protein produces the protein MPILGAQDFTVSLDTDAPESVTPGADVTAAVTGSVTLNERTINGMVGLLGWAEAEGTTVSDLTNLTTPRTPVSATQATLPLTGGSVTLTGLAAGEHTIEAPDAFTSTFSGIKADGSAAGEFEIPCEYRSGTQVIDTITAEEAPVEDEPTEASPPSPSPPSPSPPRTTMTPPDLVTTSPVLSVRTSSRPTAGPSAPPRSSTAEPRSPAPPWPCSPPAVARVASTAEARHPDLTTGPDEEGVVPVGATPPSPSQGTLRDSGGHPLRPDEKGPRT, from the coding sequence GTGCCGATCCTCGGCGCGCAGGACTTCACCGTCTCGCTCGACACCGACGCCCCGGAGTCGGTGACTCCCGGTGCGGACGTCACCGCGGCCGTGACCGGCTCTGTCACCCTCAACGAGAGGACGATCAACGGCATGGTCGGCCTCCTCGGGTGGGCCGAGGCCGAGGGCACGACGGTCTCTGACCTGACCAACCTGACGACTCCCCGGACCCCGGTCTCCGCCACGCAGGCGACCCTGCCCCTGACCGGCGGCTCCGTCACCCTCACCGGTCTCGCGGCCGGTGAGCACACGATCGAGGCGCCGGACGCATTCACCTCGACGTTCTCCGGCATCAAGGCCGACGGCTCTGCCGCGGGCGAGTTCGAGATCCCCTGCGAGTACAGGTCCGGCACCCAGGTCATCGACACCATCACCGCCGAGGAGGCGCCGGTCGAGGACGAGCCCACCGAGGCGAGCCCACCGAGCCCGAGCCCACCGAGCCCGAGCCCACCGAGGACGACGATGACGCCACCGGATCTGGTGACGACGAGTCCGGTCCTCAGCGTCCGGACGTCGTCCAGACCGACGGCGGGGCCCTCGGCGCCTCCCCGCTCCTCCACGGCGGAGCCACGCTCGCCGGCGCCGCCGTGGCCCTGCTCGCCGCCCGCCGTCGCACGGGTGGCCTCCACCGCTGAGGCGCGACACCCGGACCTGACCACAGGACCGGACGAAGAGGGCGTCGTCCCGGTCGGGGCGACGCCCCCTTCGCCATCCCAGGGAACCCTGAGAGACTCTGGAGGTCACCCGCTCAGACCTGACGAGAAAGGACCGCGCACGTGA
- the hpt gene encoding hypoxanthine phosphoribosyltransferase: MDAKDIEADLVKVHCTEEQIQQRLAELAQEVWDYYEGKDLLLVGVLKGAVMVMADFMRHLPGSAPMDWMAVSSYGSGTKSSGVVRILKDLDADITGKHVLIVEDIIDSGLTLSWIRANLESRSPASVEVLTLLRKPDAAKVQVETRWVGFDIPNEFVVGYGLDYAEAYRNLREVATLAPHVYS; encoded by the coding sequence GTGGACGCCAAGGACATCGAGGCCGATCTCGTCAAGGTGCACTGCACCGAGGAGCAGATCCAGCAGCGGCTGGCCGAGCTCGCCCAGGAGGTCTGGGACTACTACGAGGGCAAGGACCTGCTGCTCGTCGGCGTGCTCAAGGGGGCGGTCATGGTCATGGCCGACTTCATGCGCCACCTCCCGGGCTCCGCGCCGATGGACTGGATGGCGGTCAGCTCCTACGGCTCCGGCACGAAGTCCTCGGGCGTCGTGCGGATCCTCAAGGACCTCGATGCCGACATCACCGGCAAGCACGTGCTCATCGTCGAGGACATCATCGACTCGGGCCTGACCCTGTCGTGGATCCGCGCCAACCTTGAGTCGCGCTCCCCGGCCTCCGTCGAGGTGCTCACGCTCCTCCGCAAGCCCGACGCCGCCAAGGTCCAGGTCGAGACCCGTTGGGTCGGCTTCGACATCCCCAACGAGTTTGTCGTGGGGTACGGCCTCGACTACGCCGAGGCCTACCGCAACCTCCGTGAGGTCGCGACCCTCGCCCCGCACGTCTACAGCTGA
- the tilS gene encoding tRNA lysidine(34) synthetase TilS: protein MAAGHPAQAEVRRAVRRVLTDVPPGGLVLAAVSGGADSLALAHGLLDEGGAAGCRTGVAVVDHGLQHGSAEVAERAAEQCRGMRATDGRRYEVVEVVRAEVRVTGAGPEADARDARYAALVVAAAQHDAVLVLLGHTRDDQAEQVLLGLLRGSGARSLSGIPPTTTRDGTPFARPLLTVTRATTEAVCVAAGLEPWQDPMNDDPAYSRVRARGALADLATDLGPGIPEALARSAELLRADADHLDALAEAALTPFADDDAPLAADLAALPVAIRTRVLRRLLVARGARPGDLSVGHVAEVDRLVTHPRGQGPLHLPGVDVARTGNGAQARLSITPRGLV, encoded by the coding sequence ATGGCAGCAGGTCATCCGGCGCAGGCCGAGGTCCGCCGCGCCGTGCGGCGTGTCCTCACGGACGTCCCGCCCGGTGGGCTCGTGCTCGCGGCGGTGAGCGGGGGAGCGGACTCGCTCGCGCTCGCCCACGGCCTCCTCGACGAAGGGGGGGCCGCCGGCTGCCGTACCGGCGTCGCCGTCGTCGACCACGGCCTGCAGCACGGGTCGGCCGAGGTCGCGGAGCGGGCCGCGGAGCAGTGCCGGGGGATGCGGGCGACCGACGGCCGTCGGTACGAGGTCGTCGAGGTCGTCCGCGCCGAGGTCCGGGTGACGGGCGCCGGGCCCGAGGCCGACGCCCGGGACGCCCGTTACGCGGCCCTCGTGGTCGCCGCTGCGCAGCACGACGCCGTGCTCGTCCTGCTCGGCCATACCCGCGACGACCAGGCCGAGCAGGTCCTCCTCGGGCTGCTCCGCGGATCGGGCGCCCGGTCCCTCTCCGGGATCCCCCCGACGACCACCCGGGACGGCACCCCCTTCGCCCGGCCGCTGCTCACGGTGACCCGGGCGACGACCGAGGCGGTCTGCGTCGCCGCGGGGCTGGAGCCGTGGCAGGACCCGATGAACGACGACCCCGCCTACTCCCGGGTGCGCGCCCGCGGGGCGCTCGCCGACCTCGCGACCGACCTCGGCCCCGGCATCCCCGAGGCGCTCGCCCGCAGCGCCGAGCTCCTCCGGGCCGACGCCGACCACCTCGACGCTCTCGCCGAGGCCGCACTCACCCCCTTCGCCGATGACGACGCGCCGCTGGCCGCGGACCTCGCCGCCCTCCCCGTGGCGATCCGCACCCGCGTCCTGCGGCGCCTGCTCGTCGCCCGAGGCGCTCGCCCTGGCGATCTCTCCGTCGGCCACGTCGCCGAGGTCGACCGGCTCGTCACCCACCCCCGCGGGCAGGGTCCGCTCCACCTCCCCGGTGTCGACGTCGCCCGGACCGGCAACGGAGCGCAGGCCCGCCTGTCCATCACCCCCCGCGGTCTGGTCTGA
- the folE gene encoding GTP cyclohydrolase I FolE — protein MDLPRIEAAVREILLAVGEDPDREGLRETPGRVARAYAETFAGLHQDPAEVLATTFDIDHDELVIVRDIALYSTCEHHLVPFHGVAHVGYVPGRSGQVTGLSKLARLVDVYARRPQVQERLTSQIADALVEHLDVMGVIVVVEAEHLCMSMRGVRKPGARTLTSAVRGQLRDPATRAEAMALLTGAR, from the coding sequence ATGGACCTGCCCCGGATCGAGGCCGCCGTGCGGGAGATCCTCCTCGCCGTCGGCGAGGACCCCGACCGCGAGGGTCTGCGCGAGACGCCCGGCCGGGTGGCACGGGCCTACGCGGAGACCTTCGCCGGCCTGCACCAGGACCCGGCGGAGGTCCTCGCGACGACCTTCGACATCGACCACGACGAGCTCGTCATCGTCCGCGACATCGCGCTCTACTCGACCTGCGAGCACCACCTCGTCCCCTTCCACGGGGTGGCGCACGTCGGGTATGTCCCCGGGCGCAGCGGTCAGGTCACGGGACTGTCCAAGCTGGCCCGGCTCGTCGACGTCTACGCACGTCGGCCCCAGGTGCAGGAGCGGCTGACCAGCCAGATCGCCGACGCCCTCGTCGAGCATCTCGACGTCATGGGCGTCATCGTCGTCGTCGAGGCCGAGCACCTCTGCATGTCGATGCGTGGCGTCCGCAAGCCCGGCGCGCGCACCCTGACCTCCGCCGTCAGGGGACAGCTGCGCGACCCGGCGACGCGGGCCGAGGCGATGGCTCTGCTCACCGGGGCGCGATGA
- a CDS encoding NADH-quinone oxidoreductase subunit D, whose amino-acid sequence MPPAASTPREVTLGVGSGVESTDMVLNIGPQHPATHGVLRLRVVLDGERVASADPVVGYMHRGAEKLFEVRDYRQITVLANRHDWLSAFGNELGVVLGVEAMLGMEVPERAVWARTLLAELNRVLNHLMFLGSYPLELGAITPVFYAFNEREEIQAVMEEIAGGRMHYMFNRVGGLKDDLPAGWLDRVARAVDGVRGRLPQLESLLVGNEILQARTKGVGVLSPELVHAYGVSGPIARASGVDLDLRRDAPYLAYGELFGEGGPGRVVTRTDGDCLARLEVLLEQTHVSLDLADACVDRLRTLAPGPVNQRLPKVLKVPEGDRYTATENPLGLNGYYLVSRGEKTPWRLKLRSASFNNVAVLSEVLPGHLVADLVAILGSMFFVVGDVDK is encoded by the coding sequence ATGCCCCCCGCAGCGAGCACCCCCCGCGAGGTGACCCTCGGGGTCGGCTCCGGCGTCGAGAGCACCGACATGGTCCTCAACATCGGCCCGCAGCACCCGGCGACGCACGGGGTGCTGCGGCTGCGCGTCGTCCTCGACGGCGAGCGGGTCGCCTCGGCCGACCCAGTCGTCGGGTACATGCACCGGGGTGCGGAGAAGCTCTTCGAGGTCCGCGACTACCGCCAGATCACCGTGCTCGCGAACCGGCACGACTGGCTCTCCGCCTTCGGCAACGAGCTCGGCGTCGTCCTCGGCGTCGAGGCGATGCTCGGCATGGAGGTGCCCGAGCGGGCGGTCTGGGCGCGGACCCTCCTCGCCGAGCTCAACCGGGTGCTCAACCACCTGATGTTCCTCGGCTCCTACCCGCTCGAGCTCGGCGCGATCACCCCGGTCTTCTACGCCTTCAACGAGCGTGAGGAGATCCAGGCCGTCATGGAGGAGATCGCCGGCGGCCGGATGCACTACATGTTCAACCGCGTCGGCGGCCTCAAGGACGACCTGCCGGCGGGCTGGCTCGACCGGGTGGCCCGCGCCGTGGACGGGGTCCGCGGGCGGCTGCCGCAGCTGGAGTCGCTCCTCGTCGGCAACGAGATCCTCCAGGCGAGGACGAAGGGGGTGGGTGTCCTCTCCCCCGAGCTCGTCCACGCCTACGGCGTCTCGGGACCGATCGCCCGGGCGAGCGGGGTGGACCTCGACCTGCGGCGCGACGCGCCCTACCTCGCCTATGGCGAGCTCTTCGGCGAAGGGGGGCCTGGCCGGGTCGTCACCCGCACCGACGGCGACTGCCTGGCCCGACTCGAGGTGCTGCTCGAGCAGACCCACGTCAGCCTCGACCTCGCGGACGCCTGCGTGGACCGGCTCCGGACGCTGGCCCCCGGACCGGTCAACCAGCGGCTGCCCAAGGTGCTCAAGGTGCCCGAGGGCGATCGCTACACCGCGACGGAGAACCCGCTCGGCCTCAACGGGTACTACCTCGTCTCACGGGGTGAGAAGACCCCGTGGCGGCTCAAGCTGCGCTCGGCCTCCTTCAACAACGTCGCCGTGCTCTCCGAGGTCCTCCCGGGGCACCTCGTGGCCGACCTCGTCGCCATCCTCGGCTCGATGTTCTTCGTCGTCGGCGACGTCGACAAGTGA
- the ftsH gene encoding ATP-dependent zinc metalloprotease FtsH, whose amino-acid sequence MNAKKVFRAPLFWALMMLVLFMLVFRMGSGGEYSRIDTSAAEQLIDEGKVDKAHFTSDNTLQLDLKEGQTYSDGEAVTDAGKVETEFVDARAEHMVTLVDEKVPGVINDTIEEPGILSSLLFSLLPILLLVGLFWFLMSQAQGGGNKVMQFGKSKAKLASKEAPKVTFADVAGADEAVEELHEIKEFLQEPSKFLAVGAKIPKGVLLYGPPGTGKTLLARAVAGEAGVPFYSISGSDFVEMFVGVGASRVRDLFEQAKQNAPAIVFVDEIDAVGRHRGAGLGGGHDEREQTLNQLLVEMDGFDVKTNVILIAATNRPDILDPALLRPGRFDRQIAVEAPDMIGRHRILEVHSAGKPMAPGVDLLAVARRTPGMTGADLANVLNEAALLTARSDQQFIDDATLDEAIDRVMAGPQKRTRIMSARERKVTAYHEGGHALVAAAMNHTDPVAKITILPRGRALGYTMVLPTDDKYSTSRNEILDQLAYALGGRVAEEIIFHDPTTGAANDIEKATAMARKMVTEFGMSERIGAVKLGQSQGEVFLGRDMGHQRDYSEEIAGIVDEEVRRFIEAAHDEAWHALNDNRDVLDRLVLELLEHETLGPKEIAAIFEDVRKRPKRPTWLSSESRTISDIPPVLTPAEEAALAARAAQASPTGAPPAGVDPQQGDPETVAAIDEAAEVGANPYPEENPVEETRQIPAGGHVDPDGRH is encoded by the coding sequence ATGAACGCCAAGAAGGTTTTCCGCGCCCCCCTGTTCTGGGCGCTCATGATGCTCGTCCTCTTCATGCTCGTCTTCCGCATGGGCAGCGGGGGGGAGTACTCGCGGATCGACACCTCGGCCGCCGAGCAGCTCATCGACGAGGGCAAGGTCGACAAGGCCCACTTCACGAGCGACAACACCCTCCAGCTCGACCTCAAGGAGGGCCAGACCTACTCCGACGGAGAGGCGGTCACGGACGCGGGGAAGGTCGAGACCGAGTTCGTCGACGCACGCGCCGAGCACATGGTCACGCTCGTCGACGAGAAGGTCCCCGGCGTCATCAACGACACGATCGAGGAGCCGGGCATCCTCAGCTCGCTGCTCTTCTCGCTGCTGCCAATCCTCCTGCTCGTCGGTCTCTTCTGGTTCCTCATGAGCCAGGCGCAGGGCGGCGGCAACAAGGTCATGCAGTTCGGCAAGTCCAAGGCGAAGCTCGCCTCGAAGGAGGCGCCGAAGGTCACCTTCGCCGACGTCGCGGGTGCCGACGAGGCGGTCGAGGAGCTCCACGAGATCAAGGAGTTCCTCCAGGAGCCGAGCAAGTTCCTCGCCGTCGGCGCGAAGATCCCCAAGGGCGTCCTGCTCTACGGCCCGCCCGGCACCGGCAAGACCCTCCTCGCACGCGCCGTCGCCGGCGAGGCGGGCGTCCCCTTCTACTCGATCTCCGGCTCGGACTTCGTCGAGATGTTCGTCGGTGTCGGCGCCTCGCGTGTCCGTGACCTCTTCGAGCAGGCGAAGCAGAACGCTCCGGCGATCGTCTTCGTCGACGAGATCGATGCCGTCGGCCGGCACCGCGGTGCGGGTCTCGGCGGTGGCCACGACGAGCGCGAGCAGACGCTCAACCAGCTGCTCGTCGAGATGGACGGCTTCGACGTCAAGACCAACGTCATCCTCATCGCGGCGACCAACCGTCCCGACATCCTCGACCCGGCGCTGCTGCGCCCCGGCCGCTTCGACCGGCAGATCGCCGTCGAGGCGCCCGACATGATCGGCCGCCACCGCATCCTCGAGGTGCACTCGGCCGGCAAGCCGATGGCCCCCGGCGTCGACCTGCTCGCCGTCGCCCGCCGCACGCCCGGCATGACCGGTGCCGACCTGGCCAACGTCCTCAACGAGGCGGCGCTGCTCACCGCCCGCAGCGACCAGCAGTTCATCGACGACGCGACCCTCGACGAGGCGATCGACCGGGTCATGGCCGGCCCGCAGAAGCGGACCCGGATCATGAGCGCCCGTGAGCGCAAGGTCACCGCCTACCACGAGGGCGGTCACGCGCTCGTCGCCGCGGCGATGAACCACACCGACCCGGTCGCCAAGATCACGATCCTCCCGCGTGGCCGGGCGCTCGGCTACACGATGGTGCTCCCGACGGACGACAAGTACTCGACCTCGCGCAACGAGATCCTCGACCAGCTCGCGTACGCCCTCGGTGGCCGCGTCGCGGAGGAGATCATCTTCCACGACCCGACGACCGGTGCCGCGAACGACATCGAGAAGGCCACCGCGATGGCCCGCAAGATGGTCACCGAGTTCGGCATGAGCGAGCGCATCGGTGCGGTCAAGCTCGGCCAGTCCCAGGGCGAGGTCTTCCTCGGCCGCGACATGGGCCACCAGCGCGACTACTCCGAGGAGATCGCCGGCATCGTCGACGAGGAGGTGCGCCGCTTCATCGAGGCCGCCCACGACGAGGCCTGGCACGCGCTCAACGACAACCGTGACGTGCTCGACCGGCTCGTCCTCGAGCTGCTCGAGCACGAGACCCTCGGCCCGAAGGAGATCGCGGCGATCTTCGAGGACGTCCGCAAGCGGCCGAAGCGCCCGACCTGGCTGTCGTCGGAGAGCCGCACGATCTCCGACATCCCGCCGGTGCTCACGCCCGCCGAGGAGGCGGCGCTCGCGGCCCGCGCCGCGCAGGCCAGCCCGACCGGTGCCCCACCCGCGGGGGTCGACCCGCAGCAGGGTGATCCGGAGACCGTCGCGGCGATCGACGAGGCCGCCGAGGTGGGTGCCAACCCGTACCCGGAGGAGAACCCCGTCGAGGAGACACGGCAGATCCCCGCGGGCGGTCACGTCGACCCCGACGGTCGGCACTGA
- a CDS encoding DUF3180 domain-containing protein, translating to MLPDGLRPRITVLTGAAVTVVSWLFSRWWLAGGRRVLETPWLAAGLLAVMAVALVVVAWPMRRYRREGRPVEPLRAARTLSLAQASALTGAIVAGLYAGHALALVPDLGFGRHSELAMRLALAAAGGVLVALAGHRAQGWCRIRDEDRSDFRSDED from the coding sequence ATGCTCCCCGACGGGCTGCGCCCGCGCATCACCGTGCTCACCGGAGCAGCGGTGACCGTCGTGTCCTGGCTCTTCAGCCGCTGGTGGCTCGCCGGCGGACGTCGCGTCCTCGAGACGCCGTGGCTCGCGGCCGGGCTGCTGGCGGTCATGGCGGTGGCCCTCGTCGTCGTCGCGTGGCCGATGCGGCGCTACCGCCGCGAGGGCCGGCCCGTCGAGCCGCTGCGCGCGGCCCGGACCCTCAGCCTCGCCCAGGCCTCCGCGCTCACGGGGGCGATCGTTGCGGGCCTCTACGCGGGTCACGCGCTCGCGCTCGTCCCCGACCTGGGCTTCGGCCGGCACTCCGAGCTCGCGATGCGGCTGGCGCTCGCGGCCGCCGGGGGAGTGCTCGTCGCCCTCGCCGGTCACCGCGCCCAGGGGTGGTGCCGGATCCGCGACGAGGACCGCTCGGACTTTCGCTCCGACGAGGACTGA
- the folK gene encoding 2-amino-4-hydroxy-6-hydroxymethyldihydropteridine diphosphokinase — protein MAERDSIELLGVRAKGYHGVFPEERREGQDFVVDVIMTTDLSRAGASDDLGDTVSYAEIAADVVARIEGEPLDLIEALGERIAADVLHRPEIAEVEVVVHKPQAPVGVPFGDVRVRLHRTRSSAVTIALGSNLGDSTGTLGEAVEALREHVEIAAVSRPYVTVPVGGPEQPDYVNAVVTGTTRLTPWALLDALHDIEAGHGRTREVRWGPRTLDLDIITFGTTGGPDEARLDRDLLTLPHPRAHERAFVLVPWLDADAEAVLRVGDEVHPVAAIVAEVDSGGVRPVGA, from the coding sequence GTGGCTGAGCGCGACAGCATCGAGCTCCTCGGCGTCCGGGCGAAGGGGTACCACGGGGTCTTCCCGGAGGAGCGCCGCGAGGGCCAGGACTTCGTCGTCGACGTCATCATGACCACCGACCTCTCCCGGGCCGGGGCGAGCGACGACCTCGGCGACACTGTGAGCTACGCGGAGATCGCGGCCGACGTCGTCGCCCGCATCGAGGGGGAGCCGCTCGACCTCATCGAGGCGCTCGGCGAGCGCATCGCTGCCGACGTGCTGCACCGTCCCGAGATCGCCGAGGTCGAGGTCGTCGTGCACAAGCCGCAGGCGCCCGTCGGGGTCCCCTTCGGGGACGTGCGGGTGCGGCTGCATCGCACCCGGAGCAGCGCGGTGACGATCGCCCTGGGGTCCAACCTCGGCGACTCGACCGGCACGCTGGGGGAGGCCGTCGAGGCGTTGCGCGAGCACGTCGAGATCGCGGCCGTGAGCCGCCCATACGTCACCGTGCCGGTCGGCGGTCCAGAGCAGCCTGACTACGTCAACGCCGTCGTCACAGGGACGACCCGGCTCACCCCCTGGGCGCTGCTCGACGCGCTCCACGACATCGAGGCCGGTCACGGCCGCACCCGCGAGGTCCGGTGGGGTCCCCGGACGCTCGACCTCGACATCATCACCTTCGGCACGACGGGCGGCCCGGACGAGGCGCGGCTCGACCGCGACCTCCTGACCCTCCCGCACCCGCGCGCCCACGAGCGGGCCTTCGTGCTCGTCCCGTGGCTCGACGCGGACGCTGAGGCCGTCCTGCGGGTCGGCGACGAGGTGCACCCGGTCGCCGCGATCGTCGCCGAGGTCGACTCCGGCGGTGTCCGCCCGGTGGGTGCCTGA
- a CDS encoding class F sortase produces MTRARRAQQRRKDAATSRVVGGLLALAAVAALVLGGWWWWDSARAVDPGTYVAPSEISRTTSEPATSSSTTATKKPTKKPTKKSTKATTSSTTAVPSASTTQAGVPAPPGDPTRVVVTTSAGRELVDASLIPTYLDAQNVLAPPFGTAGWYAEDGWPKPGHAGASILVGHINHGSKPDVFWNLPQVSLGDRVTVTYGSGRTVEWRITRSEAATKQQVPRDDSIWDHDNPEPLLRLITCDPTTPLNGGHYEGNWVVWAELA; encoded by the coding sequence GTGACCCGCGCCCGACGAGCCCAGCAGCGACGCAAGGACGCAGCCACGTCCCGCGTCGTCGGAGGCCTGCTCGCCCTGGCCGCGGTCGCGGCGCTCGTGCTCGGGGGCTGGTGGTGGTGGGACAGCGCGCGAGCGGTCGACCCCGGCACCTACGTCGCCCCGAGCGAGATCTCCCGGACCACCTCCGAGCCGGCCACCTCGAGCAGCACGACCGCGACGAAGAAGCCGACGAAGAAGCCGACGAAGAAGTCGACGAAGGCCACGACCTCGAGCACCACGGCGGTGCCCTCTGCCTCGACGACCCAGGCCGGCGTCCCGGCCCCGCCAGGGGACCCGACGCGGGTCGTCGTCACGACCTCTGCCGGGCGCGAGCTCGTCGATGCCTCCCTCATCCCGACCTACCTCGACGCGCAGAACGTCCTGGCTCCCCCCTTCGGCACCGCCGGCTGGTACGCCGAGGACGGCTGGCCCAAGCCGGGCCACGCCGGGGCGAGCATCCTCGTCGGGCACATCAACCACGGCAGCAAGCCCGACGTCTTCTGGAACCTCCCCCAGGTCAGCCTCGGCGACCGGGTGACGGTGACCTACGGCTCCGGCCGCACCGTCGAGTGGAGGATCACCCGTTCCGAGGCGGCGACGAAGCAGCAGGTGCCCCGGGACGACTCGATCTGGGACCACGACAACCCCGAGCCGCTCCTGCGGCTCATCACGTGCGACCCGACGACCCCGCTCAACGGCGGTCACTACGAGGGCAATTGGGTGGTCTGGGCCGAGCTGGCCTGA
- a CDS encoding SGNH/GDSL hydrolase family protein, translating to MAAARSILAGAAAAVALALALTVPQSPAQRDARVVEHRDTLDPWYQALEESPLTPATVVVMGDSVSEGFGVRQDLERRWVGQLQDALRTQVESPDCPVGPGGYHGASTLIPAWYAAGSLPDPQTRGEARRLSGVGPGGRALALGPGAEVTWQVVASEVAIGYRTGPEGGDLEVTVDGEATLSGQQVSTEAEDAERQVWHSDTRDLERRAWTVRNTSPDRTVVVTDLTPFRGDRDRCVHVVDASHSGITARSVSRAPVYVHDSVSMNPDLLVLALGFNDARAGIPPAGLRTDLVQIIDTARRAGFSGPVLLVSWHRPPPGFFRYSWVDYRTVLRGMAVLDGVSFVDVGADLPPVVGAPRGTYLDALHPGPRGQDLIAEVMTRTLTPQGPPVPTTKG from the coding sequence ATGGCAGCGGCACGGTCGATCCTCGCTGGCGCGGCCGCCGCCGTGGCGCTCGCACTGGCGCTCACCGTGCCGCAGTCGCCGGCGCAGCGCGACGCCCGGGTCGTGGAGCACCGCGACACCCTCGATCCCTGGTACCAGGCCCTCGAGGAGTCGCCCCTCACCCCCGCCACCGTCGTCGTCATGGGCGACTCGGTGAGCGAGGGCTTCGGGGTGCGGCAGGACCTCGAGCGCCGCTGGGTCGGTCAGCTCCAGGACGCGCTGCGCACCCAGGTCGAGTCCCCGGACTGCCCGGTCGGTCCGGGCGGGTACCACGGCGCCAGCACGCTCATCCCGGCGTGGTACGCGGCCGGCAGCCTGCCCGACCCGCAGACCCGCGGCGAGGCGCGACGCCTCAGCGGCGTCGGACCGGGCGGTCGGGCGCTCGCCCTCGGCCCGGGTGCCGAGGTCACCTGGCAGGTGGTCGCCTCCGAGGTCGCCATCGGGTACCGGACCGGGCCCGAGGGCGGCGACCTCGAGGTAACGGTCGACGGCGAGGCGACGCTGTCCGGGCAGCAGGTGAGCACCGAGGCCGAGGACGCCGAGCGCCAGGTGTGGCACTCCGACACGCGTGACCTCGAGCGCCGGGCCTGGACGGTGCGCAACACCAGCCCCGACCGCACGGTCGTCGTCACCGACCTCACCCCCTTCCGGGGGGACCGCGACCGGTGCGTCCACGTCGTCGACGCCTCGCACTCCGGCATCACCGCTCGCTCCGTCAGCCGGGCGCCGGTGTACGTCCACGACTCGGTGTCGATGAACCCAGACCTGCTCGTCCTCGCCCTCGGCTTCAACGACGCCCGCGCGGGCATCCCGCCGGCCGGCCTGCGCACCGACCTCGTGCAGATCATCGACACCGCTCGGAGGGCGGGCTTCTCCGGCCCGGTGCTCCTCGTGTCCTGGCACCGGCCGCCGCCGGGCTTCTTCCGCTACTCCTGGGTCGACTACCGCACGGTGCTGCGGGGCATGGCGGTGCTCGACGGCGTCTCCTTCGTCGACGTCGGCGCCGACCTGCCGCCGGTGGTCGGGGCGCCGCGCGGGACCTACCTCGACGCGCTCCACCCGGGCCCCCGGGGCCAGGACCTCATCGCCGAGGTGATGACCCGCACGCTCACCCCGCAGGGCCCGCCCGTCCCGACGACGAAGGGGTAG
- the folP gene encoding dihydropteroate synthase: MTVARPTSAAGRPVVMGIVNVTPDSFSDGGRWFDEDAAVAHGLELVAQGAGIVDVGGESTRPGAERPGEAEELRRVVPVVRRLAEQGVVVSVDTMRSAVAAAAVDAGATIINDVSGGLADPAIAEVVAGTEIPFVAMHWRGHSSDMYAGARYDDVVADVCRELSARVDELLAAGLTEQQIVVDPGVGFAKNAAHNWQLLAGLADVVALGLPVLVGTSRKRFLGSVGRAEGAERPPTERDTATAVTTALAASTGVWAVRVHDVVASVDALDVVAALDGARG; this comes from the coding sequence ATGACCGTGGCGCGGCCGACCTCCGCCGCCGGGCGACCGGTCGTCATGGGGATCGTCAACGTCACCCCCGACTCCTTCAGCGACGGCGGACGGTGGTTCGACGAGGACGCCGCCGTCGCCCACGGCCTCGAGCTCGTCGCCCAGGGCGCCGGGATCGTCGACGTCGGTGGCGAGTCCACCCGACCGGGCGCCGAGCGGCCGGGCGAGGCGGAGGAGCTGCGCCGGGTCGTGCCCGTCGTGCGCCGCCTCGCCGAGCAGGGCGTCGTCGTCTCCGTCGACACGATGCGCTCCGCCGTCGCCGCCGCCGCGGTCGACGCAGGCGCGACGATCATCAACGACGTGAGCGGGGGTCTGGCCGACCCGGCGATCGCCGAGGTCGTCGCCGGGACGGAGATCCCCTTCGTCGCGATGCACTGGCGTGGCCACTCGAGCGACATGTACGCGGGCGCACGCTACGACGACGTCGTCGCCGACGTGTGCCGAGAGCTCTCGGCGCGCGTCGACGAGCTCCTCGCCGCGGGTCTCACCGAGCAGCAGATCGTCGTCGACCCGGGCGTCGGCTTCGCGAAGAACGCGGCGCACAACTGGCAGCTGCTCGCCGGGCTCGCCGACGTCGTGGCCCTGGGCCTGCCCGTGCTGGTCGGGACCTCGCGCAAGCGGTTCCTCGGCTCCGTGGGCCGCGCGGAGGGGGCCGAGCGCCCGCCGACCGAGCGCGACACGGCGACGGCTGTCACGACCGCGCTCGCCGCGAGCACCGGCGTCTGGGCGGTGCGCGTCCACGACGTCGTCGCCTCCGTCGACGCGCTCGACGTCGTCGCCGCCCTGGACGGTGCCCGTGGCTGA